Proteins encoded together in one Peribacillus asahii window:
- the nadE gene encoding ammonia-dependent NAD(+) synthetase: MRPLQSEIIKKLLVQPTIDPKVEFRKSVDLLKDYAKKYSFIKSFVLGISGGQDSTLCGYIAQTAVNELNEEKNTNEYQFIAVSLPYGVQADEDDRQVALQFIKPSVNVTVNIKAAVDASIQAVETASGQKLSNFLKGNTKARERMKVQFDLAGIYKGVVLGTDHAAEAVTGFFTKFGDGAADLVPLYRLNKRQGREILKYLQAPERLYLKVPTADLEDDKPLVPDEAALGVSYEEIDDYLEGKDIRIEAAEIIENWYTKTEHKRNEPIHVYDTWWR; the protein is encoded by the coding sequence ATGCGTCCTTTACAGTCAGAAATTATTAAAAAACTGTTAGTTCAGCCTACAATCGATCCTAAAGTAGAATTCAGAAAAAGTGTGGATTTGCTGAAAGATTATGCAAAGAAATATTCATTTATCAAAAGTTTTGTACTTGGTATTTCTGGAGGACAGGATTCCACTTTATGTGGTTATATCGCTCAAACAGCAGTGAATGAATTAAATGAAGAAAAGAATACAAATGAATATCAATTTATTGCAGTGAGTCTGCCTTATGGTGTACAAGCAGATGAAGATGATCGTCAGGTGGCTTTACAATTTATTAAGCCAAGTGTGAATGTGACGGTAAATATTAAAGCGGCTGTTGACGCTTCAATACAAGCGGTTGAAACAGCTTCTGGCCAGAAATTATCAAACTTTTTAAAAGGTAATACAAAAGCACGTGAGCGAATGAAAGTACAATTCGATTTAGCAGGTATTTATAAAGGCGTTGTACTGGGGACCGATCATGCCGCAGAAGCAGTAACTGGATTTTTTACGAAGTTTGGTGACGGAGCAGCTGATTTAGTTCCACTTTACCGTTTAAATAAACGACAAGGTAGAGAAATTTTGAAATATTTACAAGCTCCTGAACGTTTATATTTAAAAGTACCAACAGCGGATCTTGAGGATGACAAACCGTTAGTACCAGATGAAGCGGCATTAGGTGTTTCCTATGAGGAAATCGATGATTATTTAGAAGGCAAAGACATTCGCATAGAAGCAGCGGAAATTATTGAAAACTGGTACACAAAGACGGAACATAAACGAAATGAACCGATTCATGTATATGATACGTGGTGGAGATAA
- a CDS encoding class I SAM-dependent methyltransferase, translating to MTEFWESSFIENQMMWGFEPSDSAILTKDFFLEKKVKDILIPGIGYGRNAKVFIDNGIHVTGIEISKTAIELARQNGLNISIFHGSVTDMPFDNKLYDGIFCYALLHLLNNRERDKFIKDCYDQLKPNGYMVFTTISKEAPMFGKGKQLDKDYFEIMEGVKMFFYDSDSIKQEFGKYGLIEFSEVVEPHKNMENKPPFKFIMVKCQKEL from the coding sequence ATGACAGAATTTTGGGAATCAAGCTTTATAGAAAATCAAATGATGTGGGGATTTGAGCCTTCAGACTCCGCAATCTTGACAAAGGACTTTTTCCTTGAAAAGAAAGTTAAGGATATATTGATTCCTGGTATTGGATACGGTAGAAATGCAAAGGTTTTTATTGACAACGGAATACATGTAACAGGTATTGAGATTTCAAAAACAGCAATTGAATTGGCAAGGCAAAATGGACTTAATATTAGTATTTTTCATGGTTCAGTAACCGATATGCCTTTTGATAACAAACTTTATGATGGTATATTTTGTTATGCACTTCTTCACTTATTGAATAATCGTGAGAGAGATAAGTTTATTAAAGATTGCTATGATCAATTAAAGCCAAACGGATATATGGTTTTTACTACTATTTCTAAAGAAGCCCCAATGTTTGGAAAGGGAAAACAACTGGATAAAGACTATTTCGAGATAATGGAAGGGGTAAAAATGTTTTTTTATGATTCTGACTCGATAAAACAAGAATTTGGAAAATATGGACTGATAGAATTTTCGGAAGTTGTTGAGCCACATAAGAATATGGAAAATAAACCTCCATTTAAATTTATAATGGTAAAATGTCAAAAAGAACTATAA